The sequence CCTGACACGACGACCGGCACGACCACGAGCACATCGTCAACATCGACGACAGGGTAGAGATGATGTTTCAGGATGGATCCATGACAACAACACAACCAGTCGGCGCTCCCACGGGAGCAATGCCGCTGGACATAACAGGATCGGACAATCAAAACCAAGCTTCCAGCAAGCAGAAGAGTTCACTTTCGGCCGAGGAAATGACCGCAGCGGTACAGGAACTTAATGCGGCAATGAAGGTTGTGAACACACGTCTCTCGTTTTCGATCGACAGCATCACCAAGCAAACGGTTGTCACAGTGACGGATGACCAGACCCATGAGGTCATTCGTCAGATCCCTTCGGAAGAAATGCTGAAAGTCTCCGAGCGCATCGCTGAGTTATTAGGAGTTTTGTTTGACCACGCAGGATAAAGGACAAGGCTCAGACCGGGCCATAGCAGCGGGTGTTCAGAATGACAAGTCTTCGTGCGGACGCGACGAAGAGCTCGCAGGTCTTTTCCAGCTGCTTTTTGAAGCGACATCCGCGGCAAACGGACAGACGTCGGGCGGAGACTTCTCCTGCATCCGGGAACTGCTTCAACAACGGCGGCACATCCTCGACCGTGTTCATGAACTGACCGCTGGAAGCAGGCCGGAGAATCGTCCGATAAGCGAGAGCTTAAGATGCCAGCTGCGAACCATGCTGGAATCGACACTACAAGAAAATATTCATATATTAAAACTTCTTCAAGAAAGGAAGAAGATCGTGCTGACGAAGATGACAGAGGTTCAAAACAGGCGGCACGTTTTTCATTATCTACGTTAGGAGGAGGTCATGGGAATCAGTGAAGTTACCGGCAGCGGCGCTCCTGTTCAACCGTCGGTTTCCAAAAAAGTGAAGGACGAACAAGAAGCAAAAGCAGCCTCGAAAGACAAAGTGAACGTCTCCGACGCTGCGCGATCGCTGTATGAGACAGAAAAGGCGAATAAGCTGTCGCAAATTGAAAAGAAGGTCGACGAAGGTTTCTATTCGCAAAAGGACGTGATCGAAAAAGTCGCCGATGCGATGCTCAAAGACCTGAAAAAACAAGTTTCGCAATAACCGCATGGGACATCGTGCCGTGTCTGGAACCGAAGCACTGCTCACCAAAGCGCTCGAGCTGTGCACATACATCAATACGATAAGCGCATCGTATGGCGACGACGGGAAGGGGAAAAAGAAACTCGTTCTCTCGTTCGACCTTTATTGTCTCTTGCTCGAGTACACTTTCTACCTGAAGGGACTCAGCGATACCAACCCGAATACCATCGAAGAATTGATCGTTTGCGACGACCTATTGTTCGAGACCCCAAACCGCCAGCTCGAAGTCAATGTTGATTTCTTTCTCCCCGCCAATACCGTTATCGTCCGGTAACGATCGCCCCCAGTTTTTCACGCTCTCTGAACCGCGGCCTCATACCAGTCCGTCAAGCAGCTCCGTCTTTCCATTGTAAAATGCGTTTTGTATATTACCCCTGAATTTCTGTCACTTATCGTGCCGGAGGCGAGATGGATGGAGAAGTGCACAGCCCGGCGGGGGGCTTTATGAAACCGAATATCACGCTGGAAGACGGCGGGCATCCTCAGATCATGACCGATGCCGACCAGAAGATAGTGGATGTCAACGATCGCTTCCTTTTCTTGAGCGGGTATGGGCGCGGCGAATTGAGGGGAATTCTTTTAACGGACCTGCTCCATTCGGAAGACCGGGATAAATTTGCTGAGCACTGGCACCTCCTTGCGCAGACCGGGACCTCCGCTGTCGCCGCGCGGCTTCGGACGAAGAGCGAATTTACATTGCACGCCCGGTTTCAATCGGAGCTCGTGAAGCCCGGAGAGTTTCGGACGACCATGATCGGCACCGCAGGCGAACATTATCCTGCCGCCGAGCTTGGACGCAAGAATAGGTTTGCCCTGGCTTTGTACGAGATCGGCCGCCAGATGACCTCCAGCTTTGACGTTGAGGAGGTCTTGAAACTGGTCGTCAAGAACACGGCGTGGCTGCTGGAAAGCCATTTTGTCGCTGTCGCCCTGCTGGACAGCAAAACGTCGAGGATTGAATACCGTGAAAAGATCGGCGATCGGACGGATGTTACCCCCTCAGTTGCAGCCGGCAAAGACCGCGGACTCGCAGGAAGAGTGATCGCTTCGCAAGCCCCGTTTATTATAGAGAAATTTCCGGAGAGACCTTTTGTTCAGCCGAAGGAATTTCCGCTGGTCGAAGCTGAATCGCTTGTCTCAGCTTTCGGCGTTCCAATCACGAACAAGGAGAGGAAGTTTGGCGCGCTTGTTGTCGGTTACCGGAACTTCCGCGAGATCCCGGAGGAGGATGTACAGCTCGTCTCGAACCTCGCTAATCAGACCGCACTCGCGCTGGAAAATGCGATGCTCTATCAGGAAAGCGTAAAATATTCGAAAACGATGGCCGCACTCTCTTCGCGCTTGACGATGATCCAGGAGGAAGAGCGGCGGAGAATCACGCGTGAATTGCACGACGGCATCGGCCAGGCCCTCACCGGCCTGCGTTTCAACCTTGATGCGTTGGTGAGGCAGGCTTCGATCACCGATCCTGATGCGGTCGAGCAGGTTGCGGTCATGAAACAGGTGATCGACGAGTCGCTGAACACGATTCGCCAAATCGCTTTCGACCTTCGTCCTCCGATTCTTGACGACCTTGGGTTGGTGTCGGCGCTGAGAATCTATCTGGACCGTTTTCAAGAGCGCACAAAGATCCTTCTTACGCTCTCGTGCCCCGATGACCTCAAGCGGTTCGACCCCAAGGTCGAGGCCACGATCTACCGCATCATTCAGGAAGCGCTGACCAACGTGGCAAAGCACTCCGGCGCCAAAAATGCGAAAGTTGAGATTGAGAAACCCGAGGCGACGCTTCATGTGATGATCTCCGACGACGGCAAGGGGTTCGATCAAAATGCGGCTGGGGAATCGGGACTCTGGCCGACCGGACTCGGCATCGTGAATATGCGGGACCGTGTCGAAGGGCTCCGGGGAAAGTTCAGGCTCGCGAGTGAAAAAGGGAAGGGAACATCCATCCATATCGAAGTTCCTTTGAATGGCCGATAAGAAAAAAATCAGGATCGTCGTCGCCGATGATCATGTCATCGTCAGGAGGGGCATCGTCTCCCTCATTTCGCTCAACCCGGATTTCGAGGTTGTAGGCGAGGCGGCAAACGGCAAGATCGCCGTCGAGCTCGCGCTCGCAAAGGAGCCCGACGTTGTGTTGATGGATATCAGCATGCCCGAATTGAGCGGACTGGATGCAACCCGGCTTATCAAGAAAAAGCTCCCCGACCTGAAGATCCTCGTTCTTTCCGCGTACGACAACGAAGAATACGTTTCTCAAATCCTCCAAACCGGGGCCAATGGTTACCTCCTTAAGAATGTCGCCCCGGACGATCTCTATGCGGCGATCAAAGCCGTTGCGGAGGGGCTTGCCTTCTTCAGCCCGTCGATTTCTAAAATCATGCTGGATGGGTATCTCAAGCGGACCGCTCAAGCACCGCCAGCCGGACCGGATGAAATCATCCCTTCCTATGCCGGACCGTTGACGACGCGCGAAAGAGAGATCCTCCAGTTGATCGCTGAAGGAAGGTCGCACCAGCAAATCGGAGAGCTCTTGTATATCAGCATACGCACGGTAGACACCCATCGCAATAACATCATGAAAAAGCTCGACTTACACGATACCGCAAGTCTTGTAACGTACGCTATCAAACATGGAATAGCCGTCATCCCCAAGTAGTTCTTTCGCCGCTTCCAACCGGTTCCTTCCAAAGCTCATCGCCACTGTGGACACGCCTGCTCTCGCCCCACAGAAACTTATCCACACCTACGCATCACACCGATCCACCTAAGAAACGACGCAATTTCTACGCGGTATAACTTAATAAAAAAATACACGATGGCGCGGATTGCATTCATATGGCTAATGCTGTAACGTTGCATACCGTTGTTCAGCCATTTGCACAATAGCGGCATCAGACGATTCACTAAAACACAGAGCATCCAATGTCGACATCTCCAAGTGCCAGTATTCCGGTAGAGAAACAGCCAAGCGCATTGACAATTCTCGTCGTCGACGACGTCGAAGAAAACCTTGAGCTGCTGCAGGATTTGTTCACCGAAAGCGGATACAATGTCATCGCCGCCCGCAGCGGCGTCGAGGCGTTTGAGGTGTTCAACCGCGAAACGGTCCATCTCATCATCGCCGATGCGATGATGCCGCGGATGGACGGGTTTCAGCTTTGCAGGAAGGTGAAAGAAAATCCCAAGAACGCCAAGACCCCTTTCATTATTTACACGGGGAACTATGTCGATGAGGAGGATCAGGAATTGGCCCGCAACGTCGGCGTGGATCGGTACGTGATGAAATATGCAGGCCTGGGTTCCTTGATCGAAGCGGTCCGCGATGTCACCCTCCAGAATTACGGCATTCAGCCGGAACAGGTTCCGGAAAGCTCGGCGTCGATCGACGATCAATCGTTTCTCGAGAAGCACCACACGCTCGTGACGAAAAAACTCGAAGAAAAGATGAAAGAGCTTGAGATGTACGCCGCCACCCTCGCCCGGAAAAACCGGGAATTGCAGGTATCCGAGCTCCGCTACCGCGCGCTGTTCGAGAATGCAAGCGTCGCGATCTTTGTCGTTGACAGCAAAACAGAGTCGATCGTTGACGTCAACAACCAGGGGATCGCGCTGCTCGGGTACTCAAAGGATGAACTGCTCGGCCTTCCCTCGCTCCCGTTCATTGAAGGCGATCCCTTCAACGCTTCGCTCTCTCAGAGCAAAGACATCGTCGCACAGGAAGCGGCGATGAAGACAAAGGACGGCGATTCGATTGACGTCGACGTGAGCGCGGGATCGGTCTCGGTATTGAATGATTCACGAGTCATGTTATTCGTCCGAGACATTACCGAACAGAAAAAGATCCGGAACTCGCTAATGCAAATGGAGAAAATGTCGCTCATGGGACGATTGGCCGCCGGCATCGCCCACGAGATCCGCAACCCGTTGGCAGGGGTGACTCTTAACCTCCAGTATCTTCAAAGGAAAATCGATAAGACATCCCCCGATTTTGAATCGATCGCCGCTGCGCTCGAAGGAGCAGAACGAATCCAGCATGTCATCGAAGATACTCTCGGCCTTGCCAGGGTGACCCCGCCGTCGCTCCAGCAGCACTCGATCAACGCCATCATCGCCCGCTCGCTGCATTTTGTCTCTCTGGCGCTTCAGCAAAAAGCGATTGCCCTCACGACCTCCTTCGATGAAAACGTTCCCGATGTGATGGTGGACCAAAAACAGATTCAGCAGGTAATGCTGAACATTCTGCAGAACGCGATCGACGCAACGCCGCCGAACGGAGCGATATCGGTCTCGACGAAAACTGGAGAAATGCATGCAGGAGAAGCGGCTCTGCCCTGCGTCGAGACGACCATC comes from Bacteroidota bacterium and encodes:
- a CDS encoding flagellar protein FlaG — protein: MTTTQPVGAPTGAMPLDITGSDNQNQASSKQKSSLSAEEMTAAVQELNAAMKVVNTRLSFSIDSITKQTVVTVTDDQTHEVIRQIPSEEMLKVSERIAELLGVLFDHAG
- a CDS encoding histidine kinase; the protein is MDGEVHSPAGGFMKPNITLEDGGHPQIMTDADQKIVDVNDRFLFLSGYGRGELRGILLTDLLHSEDRDKFAEHWHLLAQTGTSAVAARLRTKSEFTLHARFQSELVKPGEFRTTMIGTAGEHYPAAELGRKNRFALALYEIGRQMTSSFDVEEVLKLVVKNTAWLLESHFVAVALLDSKTSRIEYREKIGDRTDVTPSVAAGKDRGLAGRVIASQAPFIIEKFPERPFVQPKEFPLVEAESLVSAFGVPITNKERKFGALVVGYRNFREIPEEDVQLVSNLANQTALALENAMLYQESVKYSKTMAALSSRLTMIQEEERRRITRELHDGIGQALTGLRFNLDALVRQASITDPDAVEQVAVMKQVIDESLNTIRQIAFDLRPPILDDLGLVSALRIYLDRFQERTKILLTLSCPDDLKRFDPKVEATIYRIIQEALTNVAKHSGAKNAKVEIEKPEATLHVMISDDGKGFDQNAAGESGLWPTGLGIVNMRDRVEGLRGKFRLASEKGKGTSIHIEVPLNGR
- a CDS encoding response regulator transcription factor is translated as MADKKKIRIVVADDHVIVRRGIVSLISLNPDFEVVGEAANGKIAVELALAKEPDVVLMDISMPELSGLDATRLIKKKLPDLKILVLSAYDNEEYVSQILQTGANGYLLKNVAPDDLYAAIKAVAEGLAFFSPSISKIMLDGYLKRTAQAPPAGPDEIIPSYAGPLTTREREILQLIAEGRSHQQIGELLYISIRTVDTHRNNIMKKLDLHDTASLVTYAIKHGIAVIPK
- a CDS encoding ATP-binding protein yields the protein MSTSPSASIPVEKQPSALTILVVDDVEENLELLQDLFTESGYNVIAARSGVEAFEVFNRETVHLIIADAMMPRMDGFQLCRKVKENPKNAKTPFIIYTGNYVDEEDQELARNVGVDRYVMKYAGLGSLIEAVRDVTLQNYGIQPEQVPESSASIDDQSFLEKHHTLVTKKLEEKMKELEMYAATLARKNRELQVSELRYRALFENASVAIFVVDSKTESIVDVNNQGIALLGYSKDELLGLPSLPFIEGDPFNASLSQSKDIVAQEAAMKTKDGDSIDVDVSAGSVSVLNDSRVMLFVRDITEQKKIRNSLMQMEKMSLMGRLAAGIAHEIRNPLAGVTLNLQYLQRKIDKTSPDFESIAAALEGAERIQHVIEDTLGLARVTPPSLQQHSINAIIARSLHFVSLALQQKAIALTTSFDENVPDVMVDQKQIQQVMLNILQNAIDATPPNGAISVSTKTGEMHAGEAALPCVETTIQDSGVGIPVEMKAVLFEPFRTTKSGGTGLGLALSKYIIGRHHGDIALESPSEGGTLVRIILPSQPTSNGAWNG